A part of Mycolicibacterium sp. TUM20985 genomic DNA contains:
- a CDS encoding DoxX family protein codes for MSSSAVSTILQIIVALGLLNVWLVRARASTAYRGGSAQSLKEEFATYGLPEWSFYVVGALKIVSAVLLIVGIWVPALIRPPALIVAVLMVGALAMHAKAKDSATKFLPALLILLMCVAILLLQ; via the coding sequence ATGTCATCTTCAGCAGTTTCCACCATTCTCCAGATCATCGTTGCACTGGGGCTACTCAACGTCTGGCTGGTACGGGCTCGGGCATCGACCGCATACCGGGGCGGTTCGGCGCAGTCACTCAAGGAAGAATTCGCAACCTACGGGCTTCCCGAGTGGTCCTTCTACGTCGTTGGCGCCCTCAAGATCGTGTCGGCGGTGCTGCTGATCGTAGGCATCTGGGTGCCGGCGCTCATCCGGCCGCCGGCACTGATCGTTGCCGTATTGATGGTCGGGGCACTGGCCATGCACGCGAAGGCCAAGGACTCAGCGACGAAGTTTCTGCCTGCGCTCCTGATCTTGTTGATGTGCGTCGCCATTCTCCTGCTGCAATAG